From Nicotiana tabacum cultivar K326 chromosome 22, ASM71507v2, whole genome shotgun sequence, one genomic window encodes:
- the LOC107780755 gene encoding subtilisin-like protease SBT3: MESRMLWPYSPHPILLSWLLSVHLFCFLAVARRSTYIVHLDKSLMPNIFADHQHWHSSTIDSIKAAVPSSVDRFHSAPKLVYSYDNVFHGFSAVLSKDELEALKKLPGFVSAYKDRTVEPQTTHTSDFLKLNPSSGLWPASGLGQDVIIGVLDSGIWPESASFRDDGMPEIPKRWKGICKPGTQFNTSLCNRKLIGVNYFNKGILANDPTVNISMNSARDTDGHGTHVASIAAGNFVKGVSHFGYAPGTARGVAPRARLAVYKFSFTEGTFTSDLIAAMDQAVADGVDMISISYGFRFNFIPLYEDSISIASFGAMMKGVLVSASAGNRGPGIGSLNNGSPWILCVASGHTDRTFAGTLTLGNGLKIRGLSLFPARAFVKDSIVIYNKTLADCNSEELLSQLSDPERTIIICEDNGDFSDQMRIVTRARLKAGIFISEDPGMFRSATFPNRGVVINKKEGKQVINYVNNIVDPTATITFQETYLDAKPAPVVAASSARGPSRSYMGIAKPDILAPGVLILAAYPPNIFATSIGPNIELSTDYILESGTSMAAPHAAGIAAMLKGAHPEWSPSAIRSAMMTTADPLDNTRKPIKDSDINKAATPLDMGAGHVDPNRALDPGLVYDATPQDYLNLLCSLNFTEEQFKTIARSSDNHNCSNPSADLNYPSFIALYPLEGPFTLLEQKFRRTVTNVGKGAATYKAKIKAPKNTTVSVSPQTLMFKKKNEKQSYTLTIRYLGDEGQSRNVGSITWVEENGSHSVRSPIVTSPIIEISS; the protein is encoded by the coding sequence ATGGAATCTAGAATGCTTTGGCCTTATTCTCCACATCCAATCTTGCTTTCATGGCTTCTTTCGGTTCATCTCTTCTGTTTCTTAGCCGTAGCGCGAAGATCCACTTACATTGTCCACTTGGACAAGTCCTTAATGCCTAATATCTTTGCTGATCACCAGCATTGGCATTCTTCCACTATTGATTCCATTAAGGCTGCAGTTCCTTCATCAGTAGACAGATTCCACTCAGCTCCAAAACTTGTTTACTCTTATGACAATGTGTTTCATGGCTTCAGTGCTGTTTTGTCCAAAGATGAACTTGAAGCTTTGAAGAAGTTACCAGGTTTCGTTTCAGCTTACAAAGATAGAACTGTGGAACCTCAAACTACCCACACATCTGATTTCCTCAAGCTCAATCCTTCATCTGGGCTATGGCCTGCTTCTGGTTTAGGCCAAGATGTGATCATTGGTGTTCTTGACTCTGGCATCTGGCCTGAATCTGCGAGTTTTCGAGATGATGGTATGCCTGAAATCCCTAAGAGATGGAAGGGAATTTGTAAGCCAGGCACACAGTTTAACACTTCATTGTGCAACAGAAAACTTATTGGGGTTAATTACTTCAATAAGGGAATTTTGGCTAATGATCCAACTGTGAACATTTCCATGAATTCGGCAAGGGATACTGATGGTCATGGCACACACGTTGCTTCCATTGCTGCTGGGAATTTCGTCAAAGGTGTTTCCCATTTTGGATATGCACCGGGGACAGCAAGAGGAGTCGCTCCACGAGCTAGGCTAGCTGTGTATAAGTTTAGCTTTACTGAAGGAACTTTTACATCAGATTTAATTGCTGCTATGGACCAAGCTGTGGCGGACGGTGTTGATATGATATCCATTTCTTATGGGTTCCGTTTCAATTTCATTCCCTTGTATGAAGATTctatttccattgcttcttttggAGCTATGATGAAGGGAGTGCTAGTTTCAGCTTCAGCTGGAAATCGAGGTCCGGGGATTGGAAGTTTAAACAACGGATCTCCATGGATCTTGTGCGTGGCATCAGGCCACACTGACAGGACATTTGCTGGCACTTTGACTTTGGGAAATGGCTTAAAAATCAGGGGTTTGAGCTTGTTTCCTGCAAGAGCCTTTGTTAAGGATTCAATAGTGATTTACAACAAGACTCTAGCTGATTGCAATTCAGAAGAATTATTATCACAACTATCTGATCCGGAACGTACCATCATTATATGTGAAGATAATGGGGATTTCTCTGATCAAATGCGTATTGTCACTCGAGCAAGACTTAAAGCAGGCATCTTTATTTCTGAGGATCCAGGAATGTTCAGGTCTGCTACATTTCCAAACCGTGGAGTTGTGATTAACAAAAAGGAAGGGAAACAAGTCATCAATTATGTAAACAATATTGTCGATCCCACGGCCACCATCACGTTCCAAGAGACGTATCTAGATGCAAAGCCAGCACCAGTTGTTGCTGCATCCTCGGCACGAGGCCCCTCCAGAAGCTACATGGGAATTGCAAAGCCAGATATATTGGCACCAGGGGTGCTGATTCTTGCCGCATATCCACCAAACATATTTGCTACAAGTATTGGGCCAAACATAGAATTGTCCACTGATTACATTCTTGAATCAGGCACATCTATGGCTGCACCACATGCTGCTGGAATTGCAGCAATGCTAAAAGGCGCGCATCCTGAATGGAGTCCTTCAGCTATTCGCTCTGCCATGATGACCACAGCAGATCCTTTGGACAACACTCGAAAACCTATTAAAGACTCGGACATTAACAAGGCCGCCACGCCCCTAGACATGGGAGCAGGACACGTTGATCCCAACAGAGCGCTTGATCCTGGCCTAGTATACGATGCTACTCCACAAGATTACCTAAATCTTCTATGCTCTCTGAATTTCACAGAAGAGCAATTCAAGACAATTGCAAGATCATCAGACAACCACAACTGCTCAAATCCATCAGCCGATCTCAATTACCCGTCGTTCATTGCATTGTACCCCCTCGAGGGACCCTTCACATTGTTGGAACAGAAATTCAGGAGGACAGTTACAAATGTTGGTAAAGGTGCAGCTACTTATAAAGCTAAGATAAAAGCTCCAAAGAACACTACAGTTTCAGTATCTCCACAAACTTTGATGTTcaagaagaaaaatgagaaacaaaGTTATACTTTGACAATTCGTTATTTAGGTGATGAGGGTCAAAGTAGAAATGTTGGGTCCATCACTTGGGTTGAAGAGAATGGAAGCCATTCTGTTAGGAGTCCTATAGTGACATCTCCCATAATTGAGATCTCGTCATAA